From the Procambarus clarkii isolate CNS0578487 chromosome 70, FALCON_Pclarkii_2.0, whole genome shotgun sequence genome, one window contains:
- the LOC123775268 gene encoding uncharacterized protein translates to MFMWRVMMGAAAATVVMAAPGKPEAREDTTQLAAEHRKPVVSVTPHPVNDLVDALLKSDTMSAVDEAAARITSAVGEVVEDLGDFVVGTVKDLPNTIREVSTTVNKAMTDGSERVEIIVKRFRTRLVNETAVASKSVTNTVDRVHKAANSSQTVDSFMKLQERIAVTMGRIFASFVFNLDKIDSAVADGIRQASSTSPGISLTPVRTRPSEENEIGKIA, encoded by the exons ATGTTTATGTGGCGTGTAATGATGGGGGCGGCGGCGGCGACGGTGGTGATGGCGGCGCCAGGCAAGCCGGAGGCCAGAGAGGACACGACCCAACTGGCCGCCGAGCACCGTAAACCAGTCGTCAGCGTCACTCCTCACCCTGTCAACGACCTGGTGGACGC GCTGCTCAAGTCCGATACCATGTCAGCTGTGGACGAGGCGGCAGCGCGGATCACCTCAGCTGTTGGAGAAGTGGTGGAGGACCTGGGAGACTTTGTAGTGGGCACCGTCAAGGACCTTCCCAACACCATCCGTGAGGtctccaccaccgtcaacaaGGCAATGACTGACGGAAGCGAGAGG GTGGAAATCATCGTGAAAAGGTTCAGGACAAGACTTGTTAATGAGACGGCTGTGGCAAGTAAGAGCGTCACCAACACCGTGGACAGAGTTCACAAGGCTGCCAACTCCTCCCAGACAGTGGATAGCTTCATGAAACTTC AGGAGCGGATTGCAGTGACTATGGGCCGAATTTTTGCCTCCTTTGTATTTAACTTAGACAAGATTGACAGTGCTGTGGCGGACGGAATCAG GCAAGCTTCCAGTACATCACCTGGTATTTCCTTGACTCCAGTACGTACTCGTCCATCAGAGGAAAATGAAATTGGAAAAATTGCCTGA